One bacterium DNA segment encodes these proteins:
- a CDS encoding 3'-5' exonuclease has product MKALIFDTETTGMVQFRKPPEDPSQPDLIQLGMLLVDCASWEAKARHSMLVTLADGVTIDPGAKEAHGISEDDCARYGVAPIVACSLFNQACMQADIIVAHNLSFDESIMKTALHRIGNKPHRLDGRQHVCTKEASTDVLKLPGKYGYKWPTLAEAYRHYTGDEIEGAHDALVDTEACLQVFRGLVQEGIVDLIGR; this is encoded by the coding sequence TTGAAGGCACTCATCTTCGATACCGAGACGACCGGCATGGTCCAGTTCCGGAAGCCGCCGGAGGACCCGAGTCAGCCCGACCTGATCCAGCTGGGGATGCTGCTCGTCGATTGCGCGTCCTGGGAGGCGAAGGCGCGCCACTCGATGCTGGTGACCCTCGCCGACGGCGTGACGATCGATCCCGGTGCCAAGGAAGCCCACGGGATCTCGGAAGACGACTGCGCGCGGTACGGCGTGGCGCCCATCGTCGCGTGCTCGCTCTTCAATCAGGCCTGCATGCAGGCCGACATCATCGTGGCCCACAACCTCTCCTTCGACGAGTCGATCATGAAGACGGCGCTCCACCGGATCGGCAACAAGCCCCACCGACTCGACGGCCGACAGCACGTCTGCACGAAGGAAGCCTCGACCGACGTCCTGAAGCTGCCGGGCAAGTACGGCTACAAGTGGCCGACCCTCGCCGAGGCGTATCGGCACTACACGGGGGACGAGATCGAAGGCGCCCACGACGCCCTCGTCGACACCGAGGCGTGTCTCCAGGTCTTCCGCGGGCTCGTCCAGGAAGGGATCGTCGACCTGATCGGCCGTTAG
- a CDS encoding aminopeptidase, with product MRSGLLVVVGWLCLGLGGCYYGHLADGQVRLMWRRQAIESVVADPATPSEVRAMLARVEDVRAFATDLGLEVGGQYTSYVDWPGDRVVTTLVRTRRDSLETVPWRYPLLGALPYRGFLDRARAEQEAERLRAETYQVCVSGVSAYSTLGWIDDPITRPMLARGPALFVETILHELVHATAFVPGNADFNEGVAQFIGQQAAIRYFEQHPPSPDTPEDWPDADQVRAAIVDRTRIADLTLAFRESLVDLEGAPDRAERRAEAEAALRGELAALSLTAYEPERVAEAARLSDPCLALRGTYVRDRARHAAVLQALGGDLRAMIERLARWADEEREVEAFFEVAPDA from the coding sequence ATGCGCTCGGGTCTCCTCGTCGTCGTCGGTTGGCTGTGTCTCGGCCTGGGCGGATGTTATTACGGACACCTCGCCGACGGGCAGGTCCGCCTCATGTGGCGACGCCAGGCGATCGAATCGGTCGTCGCCGACCCCGCGACCCCCTCCGAGGTTCGCGCGATGCTCGCACGGGTCGAGGACGTCCGTGCCTTCGCGACCGATCTGGGCCTCGAAGTCGGGGGACAGTACACGAGCTACGTCGACTGGCCCGGCGATCGGGTCGTCACGACCCTGGTCCGGACGAGACGAGACAGTCTCGAGACCGTGCCCTGGCGCTATCCCCTGCTGGGCGCGCTGCCCTATCGCGGATTCCTCGATCGCGCGCGCGCCGAGCAGGAGGCCGAACGCCTCCGCGCGGAAACCTATCAGGTCTGCGTGAGCGGCGTCTCTGCCTACTCGACCCTCGGCTGGATCGACGACCCCATCACCCGACCGATGCTCGCGCGCGGCCCGGCGCTCTTCGTCGAGACGATCCTGCACGAGCTCGTCCACGCGACGGCCTTCGTTCCCGGGAACGCCGACTTCAACGAGGGCGTTGCCCAGTTCATCGGGCAGCAGGCCGCGATCCGCTACTTCGAGCAGCACCCCCCGAGCCCGGACACGCCGGAGGACTGGCCGGATGCCGATCAGGTCCGTGCCGCGATCGTCGACCGCACCCGGATCGCCGACCTCACCCTCGCGTTCCGGGAGTCACTGGTCGACCTCGAAGGGGCGCCGGATCGCGCCGAGCGGCGGGCCGAAGCCGAGGCGGCCCTGCGCGGCGAGCTCGCCGCACTCTCCCTGACGGCCTACGAGCCCGAGCGCGTCGCCGAAGCGGCGCGCCTCTCGGATCCCTGCCTGGCGCTCCGCGGCACCTACGTCCGGGATCGCGCGCGACACGCGGCCGTGCTCCAGGCGCTCGGTGGCGACCTCCGCGCCATGATCGAGCGGCTCGCCCGCTGGGCCGACGAGGAACGGGAGGTCGAGGCGTTCTTCGAGGTCGCGCCCGACGCCTAA
- a CDS encoding 50S ribosomal protein L11 methyltransferase: MTEPILRFRIDCADATTREWLLAEAFEAGAGGAEESEFDGRFRADIYAAPDEIESLRETIAALEAPDTRVDPVETLPEVDWSEAWKEGLDALEISPRLLIRPPFVASPENPGQQEVVIEPGQAFGTGNHASTRLCLEWIDGILAGEIEGPSVDRLLDVGTGSGVLALAAVVLGAGQAIGFDLDPVAIEAAEEAARSHPRGSAAAFFAGPIEAVSGPPFPLVVANLLKKEMLPIAGEIAARVAPGGRLVLAGLLEEDLAAVLDRFADEGLAEVDRRQQVDAIGCWVSPCLARPS; encoded by the coding sequence ATGACCGAGCCCATCCTGCGATTCCGGATCGACTGCGCCGACGCGACGACGCGTGAGTGGCTGCTCGCCGAGGCCTTCGAAGCCGGGGCCGGGGGCGCCGAGGAGAGCGAGTTCGACGGACGCTTCCGTGCGGACATCTACGCGGCTCCCGACGAGATCGAATCGTTGCGCGAGACGATCGCCGCCCTCGAGGCACCCGACACCCGGGTCGATCCGGTCGAGACCCTGCCCGAGGTCGACTGGAGCGAGGCGTGGAAGGAAGGGCTCGATGCCCTCGAGATCTCGCCGCGCCTGCTGATCCGACCGCCCTTCGTCGCTTCGCCCGAGAACCCGGGGCAGCAGGAGGTCGTGATCGAGCCGGGACAGGCCTTCGGGACCGGCAACCACGCCTCGACCCGGCTCTGTCTCGAGTGGATCGACGGAATCCTCGCGGGAGAGATCGAGGGCCCGTCCGTCGATCGGTTGCTCGACGTCGGCACGGGGAGCGGGGTTCTCGCCCTGGCGGCCGTCGTGCTCGGCGCCGGGCAGGCGATCGGATTCGATCTCGACCCGGTCGCCATCGAGGCGGCGGAGGAGGCGGCGCGGAGCCATCCGCGCGGTTCGGCGGCGGCGTTCTTCGCGGGGCCGATCGAGGCGGTCTCGGGGCCCCCGTTTCCGCTCGTCGTGGCGAACCTCCTGAAAAAGGAGATGCTGCCGATCGCGGGGGAGATTGCTGCACGGGTGGCTCCCGGCGGACGGCTCGTGCTCGCGGGACTCCTCGAGGAGGACCTCGCGGCCGTCCTGGACCGCTTCGCCGACGAAGGGCTCGCCGAGGTGGATCGACGGCAGCAGGTCGATGCCATCGGCTGCTGGGTCTCCCCCTGTCTCGCGCGGCCGTCTTGA
- a CDS encoding GDP-mannose 4,6-dehydratase, whose translation MRVFVTGAGGFVGRRLRPRLERQGHEVVGVDREIDVTDPRTLAPALERAAPDAVIHLAAMSSVARSWKEPALCYRLNFLGTRSLLGCVTERCPDARVLLIGSADQYAPVSGAQDAPAPFDESTPLRPRSPYARTKAAAEALGARAAEAGGLDVVRVRAFNHTGAGQSDAFVVSSFARQVAAIRAGRQAPVMRVGNLESVRDFLHVDDVLEAYVRLLDPAVPADVYNVAGGVATSIQSLLDRLITLAGIDPRVETDPEHFRPTDWLVGDATRLRAATGWRPRTPFEAILEELYEDWLARDAK comes from the coding sequence ATGCGAGTCTTCGTGACGGGCGCAGGGGGGTTCGTCGGGCGGCGGCTGCGACCTCGGCTCGAGCGCCAGGGCCACGAGGTGGTCGGCGTCGATCGCGAGATCGACGTCACCGATCCGCGCACACTCGCCCCCGCGCTCGAACGCGCCGCGCCGGACGCCGTGATTCACCTGGCCGCGATGAGCAGCGTTGCCCGTTCCTGGAAGGAGCCGGCGCTCTGCTACCGGCTGAACTTCCTCGGGACGCGATCGCTCCTCGGGTGTGTCACCGAACGCTGCCCCGACGCCCGGGTGCTGCTGATCGGCTCGGCGGACCAGTACGCCCCGGTCTCCGGCGCGCAGGATGCCCCCGCTCCCTTCGACGAGTCGACGCCGCTCCGTCCGCGTTCCCCCTACGCGCGAACCAAGGCCGCCGCGGAAGCCCTGGGCGCACGCGCGGCGGAGGCCGGTGGGCTCGACGTCGTCCGCGTCCGCGCCTTCAATCACACCGGCGCGGGACAGTCCGATGCCTTCGTCGTCTCGAGCTTCGCCAGGCAGGTCGCGGCGATCCGGGCCGGGCGCCAGGCGCCAGTGATGCGCGTGGGCAACCTCGAGAGCGTGCGCGACTTCCTCCACGTGGACGACGTGCTGGAGGCCTACGTGAGGCTGCTGGATCCGGCGGTTCCCGCCGACGTCTACAACGTGGCGGGCGGAGTCGCGACCTCGATTCAGTCCCTGCTCGATCGGCTGATCACCCTCGCCGGGATCGACCCGAGGGTCGAGACCGATCCGGAGCACTTCCGACCGACGGACTGGCTGGTGGGAGACGCGACACGTCTGCGCGCGGCGACGGGATGGCGGCCGCGGACCCCCTTCGAGGCGATCCTCGAGGAGCTCTACGAAGACTGGCTCGCGAGGGACGCGAAATGA
- a CDS encoding deaminase, whose translation MIIGVAGRNGAGKGELVQFLEARSFTALSLSDAIRAELAAQGVEESRERMIETGQAMRRRAGPGALAQSLSKQLLPDRNYAIDSIRHPVEVEILRAHAEATGHVFQLVWVDAKLETRFERMVVRGRSGDPETIEELEALEARERGSDDPNAQQLDAVEAEADYRLGNDDSLEAFQESIQAWVRKNLSFARPDWDDYFMGIARVVASRSNCVKRKVAAVVTLEKRIISTGYNGTPRGTTNCNEGGCPRCNDLAPGGTRLDECLCSHAEENAITQAAYHGVSLKGGSIYTTFSPCLQCTKMIINAGLLEVVFQSEYPLGDTSLALLAEAGIETRQIAG comes from the coding sequence ATGATCATCGGAGTCGCCGGACGAAACGGAGCAGGCAAGGGGGAGCTCGTCCAATTCCTCGAGGCCCGGAGCTTCACTGCACTCTCTCTGTCGGACGCGATCCGGGCCGAGCTCGCCGCTCAGGGGGTCGAGGAGTCGCGGGAGCGCATGATCGAGACCGGCCAGGCGATGCGCCGCCGTGCGGGGCCGGGCGCGCTCGCGCAGAGCCTGTCGAAGCAGCTCCTGCCCGATCGCAACTACGCGATCGACTCGATTCGCCACCCCGTGGAGGTGGAGATCCTTCGTGCCCATGCCGAGGCGACGGGCCACGTCTTCCAGCTCGTCTGGGTGGACGCCAAGCTCGAGACCCGTTTCGAGCGGATGGTGGTCCGCGGCCGCTCCGGAGATCCCGAGACGATCGAGGAGCTCGAAGCCCTCGAGGCACGGGAGCGCGGGAGCGACGACCCGAACGCCCAGCAGCTCGATGCGGTCGAGGCCGAGGCGGACTACCGGCTGGGGAACGACGACAGCCTCGAGGCCTTCCAGGAGTCGATCCAGGCCTGGGTTCGCAAGAACCTGTCCTTCGCGCGACCGGATTGGGACGACTATTTCATGGGGATCGCCCGCGTCGTCGCGTCGCGATCGAACTGCGTGAAGCGGAAGGTCGCCGCGGTCGTGACCCTCGAGAAGCGGATCATCTCTACCGGCTACAACGGGACCCCCCGTGGCACGACCAACTGCAACGAAGGCGGCTGCCCGCGCTGCAACGACCTCGCGCCCGGTGGCACGCGCCTCGACGAATGTCTCTGCTCCCACGCGGAGGAGAACGCGATCACGCAGGCGGCGTATCACGGCGTCTCGCTCAAAGGCGGATCGATCTACACGACCTTCTCGCCGTGCCTGCAGTGCACGAAGATGATCATCAACGCCGGGCTCCTCGAGGTGGTCTTCCAGAGCGAGTACCCGCTTGGGGACACGTCGCTCGCGCTGCTCGCGGAAGCCGGGATCGAGACGCGCCAGATCGCTGGCTGA
- a CDS encoding ATP-binding protein: MDHREYPVLYVDDEPENLRIFELTFRRDFTVLTASSAKAGLELLAQHPVAVVLSDQKMPGIEGVDFLRQVRELDARTLRILVTAYGDTKILGDAINDGNIYRYVAKPWEPEDMRLTVQRAIEAYALEAERATLLEELMILNRLSRTIHRDIDRGRLYDTLLAALREELDFDGCALLLRDPDEPRLSIAASEPDDDVASRLGELVFDEQNAAEFIDRVLKGDTQLLRGDEAVEHEQGVRAWLTEVSADEIFVVPLAGKERVIGALAVDNRRGGQPLGADGRMLVEGLAMQAVIAIENAQLVDDLRRSRAQIRRVDRLGTLGTLAAGLAHEINNPLVSLNTFLSLAPEKRETDDPSFWSEYHELACGELERIRGLVETMSRLGRGGPTPALAKEPVHLADVAEQVVRLLHRETERAGVTIQMEIADDLPEVPAVRDQIHQVVLNLALNAIQASRSGGSILLHVGPDGPPESPTGARLRFQDAGEGISEENLERIFDPFFTTKDPDKGTGLGLMISHQIIADHGGSIEVESTPGEGATFHVRLPSEAPGSEAMGLPDDPA; the protein is encoded by the coding sequence ATGGACCACCGCGAGTATCCGGTCCTGTACGTCGACGACGAGCCGGAGAACCTCCGGATCTTCGAGCTGACGTTCCGTCGCGATTTCACGGTCCTGACGGCGAGTAGCGCCAAGGCAGGGCTCGAGCTCCTCGCACAGCACCCGGTCGCCGTCGTCCTGTCGGACCAGAAGATGCCCGGCATCGAGGGCGTCGATTTCCTCCGCCAGGTCCGCGAGCTGGACGCGCGTACGCTCCGGATCCTCGTGACCGCCTACGGCGACACCAAGATCCTCGGGGACGCCATCAACGACGGCAACATCTATCGCTACGTCGCGAAGCCCTGGGAGCCCGAGGACATGCGGCTCACGGTCCAGCGCGCGATCGAGGCCTATGCGCTCGAGGCGGAGCGGGCGACGCTGCTCGAAGAGCTGATGATTCTGAACCGGCTCTCGCGGACGATTCATCGCGACATCGATCGCGGTCGTCTCTACGACACACTGCTCGCGGCGCTCCGGGAGGAGCTCGACTTCGACGGATGTGCGCTCCTGCTGCGCGACCCCGACGAACCGCGCCTGTCGATCGCGGCGAGCGAGCCCGACGACGACGTGGCGAGTCGGCTCGGGGAGCTCGTGTTCGACGAACAGAACGCGGCGGAGTTCATCGACCGCGTGCTGAAGGGCGACACGCAGCTGCTTCGTGGCGACGAGGCGGTGGAGCACGAGCAAGGCGTCCGGGCCTGGCTGACGGAGGTCTCCGCCGACGAGATCTTCGTCGTGCCGCTCGCGGGCAAGGAACGCGTGATCGGCGCGCTCGCGGTCGACAACCGCCGCGGGGGGCAGCCGCTCGGTGCCGACGGTCGCATGCTCGTCGAAGGCCTCGCCATGCAGGCGGTCATCGCGATCGAGAATGCGCAGCTGGTGGACGACCTCCGGCGCTCTCGTGCCCAGATCCGCCGGGTCGATCGGCTCGGCACGCTCGGAACCCTCGCCGCGGGACTCGCCCACGAGATCAATAATCCGTTGGTCTCGCTGAATACGTTCCTGTCGCTTGCACCGGAGAAGCGGGAGACCGACGACCCGAGCTTCTGGAGCGAGTATCACGAGCTCGCCTGCGGCGAGCTCGAGCGGATCCGCGGCCTGGTCGAGACGATGAGTCGACTGGGGCGGGGCGGTCCGACGCCGGCGCTTGCGAAGGAGCCGGTCCATCTGGCGGACGTGGCCGAGCAGGTCGTGCGGCTGCTCCATCGCGAGACCGAGCGGGCGGGTGTGACGATCCAGATGGAGATCGCGGACGACCTGCCCGAAGTGCCCGCCGTGCGCGACCAGATCCATCAGGTCGTGCTGAACCTGGCGTTGAATGCGATCCAGGCGAGCCGGAGCGGCGGCTCGATCCTGCTGCACGTCGGTCCCGACGGTCCGCCGGAGAGCCCGACCGGCGCCCGCCTGCGTTTCCAGGACGCGGGCGAGGGAATCAGCGAAGAGAATCTCGAGCGGATCTTCGATCCCTTCTTCACGACGAAGGACCCCGACAAGGGAACCGGACTGGGTCTGATGATCTCCCATCAGATCATCGCCGATCACGGGGGCTCCATCGAAGTCGAGAGTACCCCCGGCGAAGGCGCGACCTTCCACGTCCGACTTCCGAGCGAAGCGCCGGGGTCGGAAGCGATGGGACTGCCCGACGACCCCGCTTGA
- a CDS encoding CsgG/HfaB family protein, producing MTGTRTARRRAIAALATVLLGAAAFAAPASAEPRLLLLPIVVHSAEDPDYLRAGLSDMLASRFERIGALDLIRGEVEGRGTTDPDEARALAKKRGADFVLYGSFTRFGKGASLDVQCAPVAGEGTAGARAPLREIFVHSGSIGEIIPDLDELAGKVSRYARGELVATGVPPSPGAVAAGGGGSASDLQDLRNRVEGLEAAVRALLEESTGTGSDEELR from the coding sequence ATGACCGGGACGCGAACCGCACGGCGCCGAGCCATCGCCGCGCTCGCCACCGTTCTTCTCGGCGCTGCGGCCTTCGCCGCGCCCGCGAGCGCCGAGCCGCGACTGCTCCTCCTGCCGATCGTTGTCCACAGCGCCGAGGATCCCGACTATCTCCGAGCGGGTCTGTCGGACATGCTCGCTTCGCGCTTCGAGCGGATCGGGGCGCTGGACCTGATTCGTGGCGAGGTCGAGGGACGCGGCACGACGGATCCCGACGAGGCACGCGCGCTCGCGAAGAAGCGTGGCGCCGACTTCGTTCTCTACGGCTCGTTCACCCGCTTCGGCAAGGGGGCCAGCCTCGACGTCCAGTGTGCCCCGGTCGCGGGGGAGGGGACCGCCGGCGCTCGTGCGCCGTTGCGCGAGATCTTCGTCCACTCGGGGTCGATCGGGGAGATCATCCCGGACCTGGACGAGCTGGCCGGCAAGGTGAGCCGCTACGCGCGAGGCGAGCTCGTCGCGACGGGCGTGCCGCCGAGCCCCGGCGCCGTCGCCGCGGGCGGTGGCGGGAGCGCGAGCGACCTGCAGGACCTTCGCAATCGCGTCGAGGGGCTCGAGGCCGCGGTGCGCGCGCTCCTCGAAGAGAGCACGGGGACTGGGAGCGACGAGGAGCTGCGCTAA
- a CDS encoding DUF3604 domain-containing protein, translated as MRPARIGATRTARALAALWLILAAAPASGEEASSAPTPRTLLFGDLHVHSSWSFDAYSAQVVAPPRDAYRYARGETIAHHGDRPIALTGPPLDFMALTDHAEYLGVTQAAADPEHALRKQPLIRTWTTGPPQHRRLAWNRIYESYRRRQGLPALTQPAVLEPAWGTLVALANAQYVPGEFTTFAAFEYTSNPEGRNLHRNVLFRGSAPSRPFSSMDSANPEDLWRWLDEVREGGHDALAIPHNANGSDGRMFATTRFDGGPLDADWIALRARNEPAMEVFQIKGASETHPTLSPDDPFAHFEIIARRTTAPGRASAPPGSYLRDALRRGLSVAKNLGENPFRLGVVASTDGHNAASPFEEENYTGKIGNNDSTIALRLAPGPPGPPRAEPVASLVTRWGAAGLAGVWAESNRREAIFDAIRRRETYGTSGTRIRVRLAAGWSAPDDGADDPGAWIEAGSGTPMGSVLPPAPHTAARPTFVVAAQRDPRSAPLDRVQIVRGWIDTEGETHERVFDLACAAEDCAARAPDPDLETCQWDESAGRPEIRVRWQDPMPVSPGGTFYYVRVLEIPTCRWSTWDANRAGRARPEGVPAAIQERAVTSPVWTR; from the coding sequence ATGCGGCCCGCTCGAATCGGCGCGACCCGGACGGCCCGCGCACTCGCCGCGCTCTGGCTGATCCTCGCCGCGGCGCCCGCGTCGGGCGAGGAAGCCTCGAGCGCTCCGACGCCCCGCACGCTCCTCTTCGGCGACCTGCACGTCCACTCCTCCTGGAGCTTCGACGCCTACTCCGCTCAGGTCGTCGCGCCACCGCGCGACGCCTATCGCTACGCACGGGGCGAGACGATCGCGCATCACGGCGACCGGCCCATCGCATTGACGGGCCCTCCGCTCGACTTCATGGCGCTCACCGACCACGCGGAGTACCTGGGCGTCACCCAGGCGGCCGCGGACCCCGAACACGCCCTGCGAAAACAGCCCCTGATCCGGACCTGGACGACCGGCCCGCCACAGCACCGGCGCCTCGCCTGGAACCGGATCTACGAGAGCTACCGCCGACGGCAGGGACTCCCCGCGCTCACCCAGCCCGCGGTCCTCGAGCCCGCCTGGGGGACGCTGGTCGCCCTCGCGAACGCGCAGTACGTGCCCGGCGAGTTCACGACCTTCGCCGCCTTCGAGTACACGTCGAACCCGGAAGGGCGGAACCTCCACCGCAACGTCCTGTTTCGGGGGAGCGCGCCCTCGCGGCCGTTCTCGTCGATGGACTCGGCCAACCCGGAGGACCTCTGGCGATGGCTGGACGAGGTGCGCGAGGGCGGCCACGACGCACTGGCGATTCCGCACAACGCGAACGGCAGCGACGGTCGCATGTTCGCGACGACACGCTTCGACGGAGGTCCCCTCGACGCCGATTGGATCGCCCTCCGCGCGCGCAACGAGCCGGCGATGGAGGTCTTCCAGATCAAGGGCGCCTCCGAGACCCACCCCACGCTCTCCCCCGACGACCCCTTCGCGCACTTCGAGATCATCGCCCGCCGAACGACCGCTCCCGGGCGGGCGAGCGCGCCGCCCGGCTCCTACCTCCGCGATGCCCTTCGCCGCGGCCTGTCCGTCGCAAAGAATCTCGGCGAGAATCCCTTCCGGCTCGGGGTCGTGGCTTCCACCGACGGCCACAACGCGGCGAGCCCCTTCGAGGAAGAGAACTACACGGGCAAGATCGGGAACAACGACAGCACGATCGCCCTGCGTCTCGCGCCCGGTCCGCCCGGTCCGCCTCGAGCGGAGCCGGTCGCGTCCCTCGTGACCCGATGGGGCGCCGCCGGGCTCGCCGGCGTTTGGGCCGAGTCGAACCGCCGCGAGGCGATCTTCGACGCGATCCGGCGTCGCGAGACGTATGGCACGTCCGGCACGCGGATCCGCGTCCGACTCGCCGCGGGCTGGAGCGCGCCCGACGACGGGGCGGACGATCCCGGCGCGTGGATCGAAGCGGGATCCGGCACACCCATGGGCAGCGTCCTCCCGCCCGCGCCGCACACCGCGGCCCGCCCCACCTTCGTCGTCGCCGCGCAGCGCGACCCACGCTCCGCGCCGCTCGATCGCGTCCAGATCGTGCGCGGCTGGATCGACACCGAGGGCGAGACCCACGAGCGCGTATTCGACCTCGCCTGCGCGGCGGAAGACTGCGCGGCGCGCGCCCCCGACCCCGACCTCGAGACTTGCCAGTGGGACGAGTCTGCCGGTCGACCCGAGATCCGGGTTCGGTGGCAGGACCCGATGCCCGTCTCGCCCGGTGGGACCTTCTACTACGTGCGGGTCCTCGAGATCCCGACCTGTCGCTGGTCGACGTGGGACGCGAACCGGGCGGGGCGCGCGAGACCGGAGGGCGTGCCGGCCGCGATCCAGGAGCGCGCAGTCACGTCGCCGGTGTGGACCCGCTGA
- a CDS encoding glucose 1-dehydrogenase: MSTNPTDQFRLDGKVAVVTGGSRGLGKEMILAFARVGADVVISSRKRDACDALAKEVENETGQRALAIGAHVADWGAMDDLAAKALDTFGHVDVLVNNAGMSLLYDDIRNVTEEHYDKVMDVNLKGTFRLSAVLGGAMMDGDGGSILNVSSIAGSQASPIEMIYGAAKAGMHNLTKSFARAFAPKVRVNCIMPGPFMTDISRAWTPAMIEGLNRSIPLGRGGEPDEIVGAALYFASDASRFTTGAILKVDGGAIYGN; this comes from the coding sequence ATGTCCACGAATCCCACCGATCAGTTCCGGCTCGACGGCAAGGTCGCCGTGGTGACCGGCGGCAGCCGCGGCCTCGGGAAGGAGATGATCCTCGCCTTCGCCCGCGTCGGCGCCGACGTGGTGATCTCGAGCCGGAAGCGGGACGCCTGCGACGCCCTCGCCAAGGAGGTCGAGAACGAGACGGGGCAGCGCGCCCTCGCGATCGGCGCCCACGTGGCCGACTGGGGCGCGATGGACGACCTCGCCGCGAAGGCCCTCGACACCTTCGGCCACGTCGACGTCCTCGTGAACAATGCGGGCATGTCGCTCCTCTACGACGACATCCGCAACGTGACCGAGGAGCACTACGACAAGGTGATGGACGTGAACCTCAAGGGGACGTTCCGGCTCTCGGCGGTCCTGGGCGGCGCCATGATGGACGGCGACGGCGGCTCGATCCTCAACGTCTCGAGCATCGCCGGCAGCCAGGCCTCGCCGATCGAGATGATCTACGGCGCCGCCAAGGCCGGCATGCACAACCTGACGAAGAGCTTCGCCCGCGCGTTCGCGCCGAAGGTCCGGGTCAACTGCATCATGCCCGGGCCCTTCATGACCGATATCAGCAGGGCATGGACCCCGGCCATGATCGAAGGACTGAACCGCTCGATCCCGCTCGGACGCGGAGGCGAGCCCGACGAGATCGTCGGAGCCGCGCTCTACTTCGCGAGCGACGCGTCGCGCTTCACGACCGGGGCGATCCTCAAGGTGGACGGCGGCGCGATCTACGGGAACTAG
- a CDS encoding acyl-CoA dehydrogenase family protein, whose product MPIDFSVEPEFQEQLDWIRDFVDTEAVPLDLAFGGEEGVYNKQHPVWSEAIRPLQEKVKARGLWACHLGPDLGGLGYGQTKLALMNEILGRSGFAPSLFGCQAPDSGNAEILAHYGTDAQKEAYLEPLLNGEISSCYSMTEPQGGADPNVFECRATQDGDDWVIEGEKWYSSSLRWAKFAIVMAVSNPDVPIYQGASMFLVPTDTPGLRIIRNTGMSGEPEGHGGHAYVRYDKVRVPKENLLGGEGQAFKIAQTRLGGGRLHHAMRTVGAVQRLLDMMAERAVSRFTKGSRLADKQSVQDMLGQTWLELQQFRLLVLHAAWSVDQVGGSAARTEIAAVKVATPKVYTEAAYRCMKLHGALGTSNEMPIGGMWLAGASLGLADGPTEVHMTTIAKHVLKDVEPAEGLWPSEHLPERRAAARERFAHILEMEIGNS is encoded by the coding sequence ATGCCGATCGATTTCAGCGTCGAACCCGAATTCCAGGAGCAGCTCGACTGGATCCGCGACTTCGTGGACACCGAAGCGGTTCCCCTCGATCTCGCGTTCGGAGGCGAAGAGGGCGTCTACAACAAGCAGCACCCGGTCTGGTCCGAGGCGATCCGCCCGCTCCAGGAGAAGGTGAAGGCACGGGGGCTCTGGGCCTGCCATCTCGGCCCGGACCTCGGTGGTCTCGGCTACGGGCAGACGAAGCTCGCCCTCATGAACGAGATCCTCGGGCGCTCCGGCTTCGCGCCGAGCCTCTTCGGTTGCCAGGCTCCGGACTCGGGGAACGCCGAGATCCTGGCGCACTACGGGACCGACGCGCAGAAGGAGGCGTACCTCGAGCCGCTGCTGAACGGCGAGATCTCCTCGTGTTATTCGATGACCGAGCCGCAGGGCGGCGCCGATCCGAACGTCTTCGAGTGTCGCGCGACGCAGGACGGTGACGACTGGGTGATCGAGGGCGAGAAGTGGTACTCGTCGAGTCTTCGCTGGGCGAAGTTCGCGATCGTGATGGCCGTCAGCAATCCGGACGTGCCGATCTACCAGGGCGCGTCGATGTTCCTCGTGCCGACGGATACGCCCGGCCTCCGGATCATCCGCAACACGGGCATGTCCGGCGAGCCGGAAGGACACGGCGGTCACGCCTACGTCCGCTACGACAAGGTGCGCGTCCCGAAGGAGAACCTGCTCGGCGGCGAGGGGCAGGCCTTCAAGATCGCGCAGACGCGACTCGGCGGCGGGCGCCTCCACCACGCGATGCGAACGGTCGGTGCGGTCCAGCGGCTGCTCGACATGATGGCCGAGCGCGCGGTCAGCCGGTTCACGAAGGGGTCCCGTCTGGCGGACAAGCAGAGCGTGCAGGACATGCTCGGGCAGACCTGGCTGGAGCTCCAGCAGTTCCGGCTGCTCGTGCTCCACGCGGCGTGGTCCGTCGACCAGGTCGGCGGCTCGGCGGCGCGGACGGAGATCGCCGCCGTCAAGGTCGCGACGCCCAAGGTCTACACCGAAGCGGCCTACCGCTGCATGAAGCTCCATGGTGCGCTCGGGACGTCGAACGAGATGCCGATCGGGGGCATGTGGCTGGCCGGTGCCTCGCTCGGGCTGGCTGACGGTCCGACCGAGGTCCACATGACCACGATCGCCAAGCACGTCCTCAAGGACGTCGAGCCCGCGGAGGGGCTCTGGCCGAGCGAGCACCTGCCGGAGCGGCGCGCCGCGGCCCGGGAGCGCTTCGCGCACATCCTCGAGATGGAGATCGGGAACAGCTGA